One genomic region from Patescibacteria group bacterium encodes:
- the dnaA gene encoding chromosomal replication initiator protein DnaA: MGWWLSIPLTWLWITFTLIVLNIPAPKTSCMDKNQLWKTIIGEIKLSASQADIKTFFPQMSADSFENNILTLTCNSPIVKERVESRYYNQIKKTAEKVVKEKVELAILVKPFELKTAFSKEKIGPLFNNTETANKEGARESRITANLFEKYTFENFIVGANNRLAHTVAMAISENPGKAYNPFFIYSGVGLGKTHLMQAIGNRILEKFPKHRVVYCPGESFTNELVESIRLAKTQKNALTQFKDKFRKADVLLIDDVQFIAGREATQEEFFNAFNSLFMAGKQIVLTSDKHPSEIQKLEKRLSSRFASGMIADMQMPDTDMRSAILRSKKEALRLSIPNEICDFIAQNTETNIRELEGMFTQIITRMKSENKPFILENVKEVMGKTTKSKNIAPTTILKITATYFSVKLTDLKGHRRLKEFVLPRQVAMFLTRTLTELSLTDIGNLFEGRDHTTVLHSTKKIEKEITEKPKLKQDVENIKISLGIK; this comes from the coding sequence ATGGGTTGGTGGCTTTCTATCCCCTTGACTTGGTTGTGGATAACTTTTACATTAATAGTACTAAACATTCCTGCCCCCAAAACATCCTGTATGGACAAAAACCAGCTTTGGAAAACAATTATCGGAGAAATAAAATTGTCCGCATCGCAAGCGGATATTAAAACTTTTTTTCCCCAAATGTCTGCCGATTCTTTTGAAAACAACATTCTTACCTTAACCTGTAACAGCCCCATTGTTAAAGAAAGAGTAGAAAGCAGGTATTACAACCAAATCAAAAAAACCGCCGAAAAAGTGGTAAAAGAAAAAGTGGAGTTGGCTATTCTTGTTAAACCTTTTGAACTAAAAACCGCCTTTTCCAAAGAAAAAATAGGACCCTTGTTTAACAATACCGAAACCGCAAACAAGGAAGGCGCGCGCGAAAGCAGGATTACCGCTAACCTTTTTGAAAAATACACTTTTGAAAATTTTATTGTGGGGGCAAATAACCGTCTTGCCCATACCGTGGCAATGGCAATTTCCGAAAACCCCGGCAAAGCGTATAACCCTTTTTTTATTTATTCCGGCGTGGGGCTTGGAAAAACGCATTTAATGCAAGCTATAGGAAATCGCATTTTAGAAAAGTTTCCAAAACACCGCGTAGTTTATTGTCCCGGAGAATCGTTTACCAACGAACTTGTGGAATCTATTAGACTTGCCAAAACCCAAAAAAACGCTTTAACACAATTTAAAGATAAATTTAGAAAAGCGGATGTTTTACTGATTGACGATGTGCAATTTATAGCCGGCAGAGAGGCAACACAAGAAGAATTTTTTAACGCTTTTAATTCTTTGTTTATGGCGGGGAAACAGATTGTTTTAACCTCCGACAAACACCCAAGCGAAATACAAAAGTTAGAAAAAAGGCTGTCTTCAAGATTTGCCAGCGGAATGATTGCCGATATGCAAATGCCCGACACCGATATGCGAAGCGCTATACTGCGCTCCAAAAAAGAAGCTCTGCGGCTTTCTATACCAAACGAAATTTGCGACTTTATAGCTCAAAACACCGAAACCAATATAAGGGAATTGGAAGGGATGTTTACCCAAATAATTACCCGAATGAAATCGGAGAATAAACCCTTTATTTTGGAAAATGTAAAAGAAGTTATGGGAAAAACCACAAAATCAAAAAACATTGCCCCCACCACCATCCTAAAAATAACCGCCACTTATTTTAGCGTAAAACTTACAGACCTAAAAGGACATCGGCGCTTAAAAGAATTCGTACTACCAAGACAAGTCGCTATGTTTTTAACAAGAACTCTAACCGAACTGTCTTTAACGGACATAGGCAACTTGTTTGAGGGCAGAGACCACACAACCGTACTGCATTCCACAAAAAAAATTGAAAAAGAAATAACCGAAAAACCAAAACTCAAACAGGATGTGGAAAACATAAAAATATCTTTGGGCATAAAATAG